From the Cucurbita pepo subsp. pepo cultivar mu-cu-16 chromosome LG05, ASM280686v2, whole genome shotgun sequence genome, one window contains:
- the LOC111794615 gene encoding cell division cycle 20.2, cofactor of APC complex-like, translated as MDAGSLSSSNAGRSRCPLQEQHLQKKHSRENLDRFIPNRSAMDFDYAHYMVTDGRKGKENPSICSPSREAYQKRLAETLNMNRTRILAFRNKPPAPVELIPKEFFSSGSNDKPVKARRHIPQTSERTLDAPDLVDDYYLNLLDWGSANVLAIALGNTVYLWNANDGSTSELVTVDDEVGPITSVNWAPDGRHIGIGFHNSEVQLWDSTANRQLRTLRGGHRMRVGSLAWNNHILTTGGMDGKIINNDVRIRDHIVGTYRGHDQEVCGLKWSSSGQQLASGGNDNVLHIWDRSMASSNSATQWLHRLEDHTSAVKALAWCPFQSNLLATGGGASDRTIKFWNTHTGACLNSVDTGSQVCALLWNKNERELLSSHGFSQNQLTLWKYPSMVKMGELTGHTSRVLFMAQSPDGCTVASAAADETLRFWNVFGAPEVAKPAAKSYNAEPFAHINRIR; from the exons GATTACGCGCATTACATGGTGACTGATGGGAGGAAAGGTAAGGAAAATCCTTCAATTTGTTCGCCCTCGAGGGAGGCTTATCAGAAGCGTTTGGCTGAGACGTTGAACATGAATCGAACTCGGATCCTTGCGTTCAGAAACAAACCTCCTGCGCCGGTTGAGTTGATCCCCAAGGAGTTCTTCTCCTCGGGTTCTAACGATAAACCTGTCAAGGCCCGCCGCCATATACCCCAG ACCTCTGAAAGGACATTGGATGCTCCTGATCTTGTTGATGATTACTACTTGAACTTGTTGGATTGGGGCAGCGCCAATGTGCTTGCTATTGCTCTTGGCAACACTGTGTATTTGTGGAATGCAAACGATGGCTCTACTTCAGAACTTGTCACTGTTGATGATGAAGTTGGTCCTATCACTAGTGTCAACTGGGCACCTGATGGACGACACATCGGTATTGGGTTTCATAACTCTGAAGTGCAGCTCTGGGATTCAACTGCTAACCGACAG CTAAGAACTCTAAGAGGTGGGCATAGGATGCGAGTGGGTTCACTGGCATGGAACAACCATATTCTCACCACAGGAGGAATGGATGGAAAGATCATAAACAATGATGTGAGAATAAGAGATCATATAGTCGGAACTTACAGAGGTCATGATCAAGAGGTTTGTGGACTCAAATGGTCATCATCAGGGCAACAATTAGCAAGTGGAGGAAATGACAATGTCCTCCACATTTGGGACCGATCAATGGCCTCTTCAAACTCAGCGACCCAGTGGCTTCACAGGCTTGAGGATCATACATCTGCAGTCAAGGCTCTTGCATGGTGTCCATTCCAAAGCAACTTGCTCGCAACCGGTGGAGGTGCTAGTGACCGCACTATAAAGTTTTGGAACACGCACACTGGCGCATGTTTGAATTCTGTTGATACTGGTTCTCAAGTCTGTGCTCTGCTGTGGaataaaaatgagagagagcTGCTTAGCTCTCATGGGTTCTCCCAGAATCAGCTCACTCTTTGGAAGTACCCTTCAATGGTGAAGATGGGAGAGCTCACCGGCCATACATCAAGAGTTCTCTTTATGGCTCAG AGTCCAGATGGGTGCACTGTGGCTTCAGCAGCAGCTGATGAAACATTGAGATTCTGGAATGTTTTTGGGGCTCCAGAAGTGGCTAAACCTGCTGCAAAATCCTACAATGCAGAGCCCTTTGCTCATATCAATCGCATTCGATAA